Proteins encoded by one window of Haematobia irritans isolate KBUSLIRL chromosome 2, ASM5000362v1, whole genome shotgun sequence:
- the LOC142223180 gene encoding uncharacterized protein LOC142223180: protein MYAARASQFAKTITMACSVQKQPSANPLPKGSSSSAGPTTPKPKVTGAPRGSLPTDIVAQPPLEFQWPPPIPVSTHTNNVRLNMMNQDPKDLHTARAMIEELRSKVRFQAEHIMKWRKAYALQVQQQYRYQKEKSDQMNALTSQLLLLESRLKRKQKQISSLLQHREMTIQRQQKIIDTLSTRLVDHGLETIDASYATELDSLNDSDSAVVLEDMDSDTNMTLMGCGIRRKGSSGGSSGGSCSLGGTGGDGITVARSISDAIETSLNKYGVVRRNNCFLRRPEILETVYSVEEDPEPTSDVAEKRDKFKQRSEKALSSSSTEGQLDTVDIVTPPGSTGSGSIPLTTVTITAPDDSTKDKADQPPSSPSKDGFTTAVIMRVPQLQRNAKSMEDQQRSMSKDDEELNAAEPPKSQSPMTNYNRVMSNHRSVTKPKDVKYKRINKAKSKSLEELRGRLKNLVEKVDPVLGGSVYTPNVIPQTAQSYA from the exons ATGTATGCAGCTCGTGCTTCACAATTTGCAAAAACCATTACAATGGCATGCAGTGTACAAAAACAACCTTCAGCAAATCCTTTGCCAAAAGGATCTTCTTCATCGGCTGGACCCACAACACCGAAGCCTAAAGTTACTGGAGCTCCCAGAGGTTCGTTGCCAACGGATATTGTGGCTCAACCCCCTCTAGAATTTCAATGGCCTCCGCCCATTCCTGTCTCGACTCACACCAATAATGTTAGGCTGAACATGATGAATCAGGATCCCAAGGATTTACATACGGCTCGGGCAATGATTGAGGAACTTAGATCCAAAGTTCGATTTCAAGCAGAGCATATAATGAAGTGGAGAAAGGCCTATGCACTACAG GTCCAACAACAGTACCGTTATCAAAAGGAAAAAAGTGATCAAATGAATGCCCTAACCTCGCAATTGCTCTTGCTCGAATCTCGACTAAAACGAAAGCAAAAACAAATCTCCAGTCTTTTACAACATCGCGAGATGACGATACAAagacaacaaaaaatcatagaTACTCTTTCCACACGCCTCGTCGATCATGGTTTAGAGACCATCGACGCTAGCTACGCCACCGAACTGGATTCGCTGAATGATTCCGATTCTGCTGTGGTACTTGAGGATATGGACTCCGATACAAATATGACTTTAATGGGTTGTGGTATACGAAGGAAAGGCTCCAGTGGAGGTAGTAGTGGTGGTTCATGTTCCCTGGGGGGAACTGGAGGCGATGGTATTACCGTTGCCAGATCTATATCAGATGCCATAGAGACAAGCCTTAATAAATATGGCGTTGTAAGACGCAACAATTGTTTCTTGCGTAGACCCGAAATTCTTGAGACTGTTTATTCTGTAGAAGAAGATCCTGAGCCCACGTCCGATGTGGCCGAGAAGAGGGACAAATTCAAGCAAAGATCTGAGAAGGCTTTAAGTTCCAGTTCCACGGAAGGGCAATTAGATACTGTTGATATAGTCACACCTCCAGGTTCTACTGGAAGTGGGTCTATACCTCTAACAACTGTTACCATTACCGCTCCAGACGATTCAACCAAAGATAAAGCAGATCAACCACCCTCCTCCCCCAGCAAAGATGGCTTCACCACCGCCGTAATTATGCGTGTGCCTCAATTGCAAAGAAATGCCAAATCGATGGAGGATCAACAACGATCCATGAGCAAAGACGACGAAGAACTGAATGCCGCTGAACCGCCCAAGTCACAAAGTCCAATGACAAACTACAACCGTGtcatgtcaaatcatcgatcggTAACCAAACCGAAGGATGTTAAATACAAACGCATCAATAAAGCAAAATCCAAGAGTTTGGAAGAGCTAAGGGGCCGCCTAAAAAATCTTGTGGAAAAAGTTGATCCTGTCCTAGGTGGATCCGTGTATACGCCCAATGTCATACCGCAAACAGCTCAATCCTATGCGTGA